In a single window of the Papaver somniferum cultivar HN1 chromosome 8, ASM357369v1, whole genome shotgun sequence genome:
- the LOC113303099 gene encoding kinesin-like protein NACK1: MSTSSRSCPSTPASKIERTPASTPGGSRVKEEKIVVTVRLRPLNKREQSLKDQVAWECIDDHTIVTKAPPQERQIAPTSYFFDKVFGPASLTRNVYEDGVKNVALSALTGINATIFAYGQTSSGKTYTMRGITDNAVNDIYNHILDNPERDFTIKISGLEIYNENVRDLLNLDSGRSLKLLDDPEKGTVVEKLVEETARNDQHLRQLIGICEAQRQVGETALNDTSSRSHQIIRLTIKSTLRENSDCVRSFIASLNFVDLAGSERATQTHADGARLREGCHINLSLMTLTTVIRKLSAGKRSGHIPYRDSKLTRILQHSLGGNARTAIICTLSPAMSHFEQSRNTLSFATRAKEVTNNAQVNMVVSEKQLVKHLQKEVARLEAELRTPDPSERSDTDALSREKDLMIQQMEMEIEELKRQRDLAQSQAEELRRKLQEEQLDFNPLESPNRVKKCLSFSEAPSQKVEIARADRTRITMGQQTMRQSSTAPFTLMHEIRKLEQLQEQLGDEANRALEVLQKEVACHRLGNQDAAETIARLQAEIREMCLIRSVQKEVEVGDVIAPHRSISANLKEEITKLHSQGSTIAGLEEQLENVQKSIDKLVLSLPSNKCQQPNNEKNHKSKSQSKKKKKKKKPLTSSTRPNIQNLIRSPCSPISSTRQVLQSEIENKDPQNDDIASGAIFQGSEKDTPTKSEDGDISSREGTPCFQRSSSVNMRKMQKMFQNAAEENVRSIRAYVTELKERVAKLQYQKQLLVCQVLELEANEVAGYDIENDEYISEVKDPLVSCQVTFREQRQQIIELWDLCQVSIIHRTQFYLLFKGDQADQIYMEVELRRLTWLQQHFAELGNASPLPQGDEPVMSLSSSVRALKREREFLAKRLITRLSAEERDSLYIKWEVPLFGKHRKLQLINRLWVDPKDAKHIQESAELVAKLVGFCESGNLSKEMFELNFALPSDRRPWALGWNPISNFLHL, translated from the exons ATGTCAACTTCAAGTAGAAGTTGTCCTAGTACACCGGCTTCAAAGATAGAGAGAACCCCAGCGTCAACACCAGGAGGATCCAGagtaaaagaagagaaaattgttGTAACTGTGAGACTAAGGCCCTTAAATAAAAGGGAACAATCACTTAAAGATCAAGTAGCATGGGAGTGCATTGACGACCATACGATCGTAACCAAGGCGCCACCGCAGGAGCGTCAAATTGCCCCGACTTCTTATTTTTTTG ATAAAGTATTTGGACCTGCTAGTTTAACTAGGAATGTGTATGAAGATGGTGTAAAGAATGTTGCTTTGTCTGCATTGACAGGCATAAATG caACAATATTTGCTTATGGGCAAACTAGCAGTGGAAAAACTTACACAATGAGAGGAATAACAGACAATGCTGTAAATGATATTTATAACCATATTTTAGAT AACCCGGAGAGAGATTTCACCATTAAAATTTCTGGGCTAGAAATCTATAACGAGAATGTAAGGGACCTGTTAAATTTAGATTCTGGCCGCAGCCTTAAATTATTGGATGACCCGGAG AAAGGAACCGTTGTTGAGAAACTGGTGGAAGAAACAGCTCGTAACGATCAGCATCTAAGACAGTTGATTGGTATCTGTGAAG CACAAAGGCAGGTGGGTGAAACAGCATTGAATGATACGAGTTCGAGATCACACCAGATAATAAGACTT ACCATTAAGAGTACCCTTCGCGAAAATTCGGATTGTGTGAGATCTTTCATTGCAAGCTTG AACTTTGTAGACCTTGCTGGTAGTGAAAGAGCTACTCAGACACATGCAGACGGGGCTAGGCTAAGGGAAGGTTGCCACATTAACCTTAGTCTAATGACTCTGACTACTGTAATCAGAAAGCTCAG TGCTGGAAAAAGAAGTGGCCATATTCCTTACAGGGATTCAAAACTCACACGCATATTGCAACACTCGCTTGGTGGGAATGCTCGTACGGCCATCATATGTACACTTAGTCCGGCAATGAGTCACTTCGAACAATCTCGCAACACTCTCTCCTTTGCCACCCGTGCAAAGGAAGTCACGAACAACGCTCAAGTGAATATG GTTGTGTCAGAAAAACAATTAGTCAAACACTTGCAGAAAGAAGTAGCTAGACTTGAAGCGGAGCTGAGAACTCCAGATCCATCTGAGCGTTCAGATACAGATGCTTTATCTAGGGAAAAAGATTTGATGATTCAGCAG atggagatggaaattgaagAATTGAAGCGTCAGAGAGACCTTGCCCAATCCCAAGCAGAAGAATTGCGTAGGAAACTTCAGGAAGAGCAGCTA GATTTCAATCCACTGGAGTCACCTAATCGAGTGAAAAAGTGTCTCTCCTTTTCCGAAGCACCATCGCAGAAGGTTGAAATTGCACGTGCAGATAGAACAAGAATAACTATGGGCCAGCAAACCATGAGGCAATCATCGACTGCTCCGTTCACTCTTATGCATGAAATTCGTAAACTTGAACAACTCCAAGAGCAGCTCGGGGACGAGGCAAACCGAGCTTTAGAAGTACTACAGAAAGAGGTTGCTTGTCATAGATTAGGTAATCAGGATGCAGCCGAGACTATTGCCAGATTACAAGCAGAGATAAGGGAAATGTGTTTGATTAGATCAGTACAAAAAGAAGTTGAAGTTGGAGATGTGATTGCACCTCATAGAAGTATCAGTGCCAACCTCAAAGAAGAGATTACCAAACTTCATTCACAAGGAAGCACAATTGCTGGTCTTGAGGAGCAGCTCGAAAATGTCCAGAAATCTATAGACAAGTTAGTATTGTCTCTGCCAAGTAACAAATGTCAACAACCTAACAATGAGAAAAATCACAAATCTAAATCtcaatcgaagaagaagaagaagaagaagaagccttTGACCTCAAGTACTAGGCCCAATATACAGAATCTCATACGATCTCCATGCTCCCCTATCTCATCAACTAGGCAGGTATTGCAGTCGGAGATTGAGAATAAGGATCCCCAGAATGATGATATTGCATCTGGTGCGATTTTTCAGGGTTCTGAAAAAGATACCCCAACCAAAAGTGAAGATGGTGAtatctcttctagagaaggaacccCATGTTTTCAACGCTCAAGTTCAGTTAACATGCGGAAAATGCAGAAGATGTTTCAGAATGCTGCCGAAGAGAATGTGAGAAGTATAAGGGCTTATGTAACAGAACTTAAAGAGCGTGTCGCCAAACTGCAGTACCAAAAACAGCTACTTGTTTGCCAG GTGCTGGAACTGGAAGCAAATGAAGTTGCTGGATATGATATCGAGAATGATGAATATATATCTGAGGTAAAGGATCCACTTGTGTCTTGCCAAGTGACATTCCGGGAGCAGAGGCAGCAGATCATCGAATTATGGGACTTATGCCAAGTCTCCATCATTCATCGGACACAATTTTACTTGCTGTTTAAGGGTGATCAAGCTGATCAAATCTATATGGAAGTGGAGCTGCGGCGTTTAACTTGGTTGCAGCAGCACTTTGCTGAACTTGGCAATGCAAGTCCACTCCCACAAGGAGATGAGCCTGTGATGTCTCTGTCATCAAG TGTCAGAGCATTGAAGCGGGAGAGGGAATTCCTTGCAAAGAGGTTGATTACACGCTTGAGTGCAGAAGAGCGAGATTCACTGTACATAAAGTGGGAAGTTCCGCTCTTTGGTAAGCATAGGAAGCTACAGCTTATAAACAGGCTTTGGGTGGATCCTAAAGATGCTAAACATATACAAGAGAGTGCAGAATTAGTTGCGAAGCTAGTAGGATTCTGTGAAAGTGGCAAtctctcgaaagagatgtttgaGCTCAATTTCGCACTTCCATCTGATAGAAGACCATGGGCTTTAGGGTGGAATCCAATTTCAAACTTTCTACACTTGTAA